One region of Chloroflexota bacterium genomic DNA includes:
- a CDS encoding DUF1992 domain-containing protein has protein sequence MTDKWGKLVEERLQTAFAEGKFADLPGKGKPLNLEEDPLADPALWMARHILRNSGMSLPWVEERRRIEKLCAEAAAELARSWSMYGACESAGHPGAAAEARWQKAMADYRERVSALNKRIRTYNLSVPHVRFQRRLIEAEREIARVRRQKA, from the coding sequence ATGACGGATAAGTGGGGCAAGCTGGTTGAGGAACGACTGCAGACGGCCTTTGCAGAGGGCAAGTTTGCAGACTTGCCCGGCAAGGGTAAGCCCCTGAACTTGGAGGAAGACCCGCTGGCGGATCCCGCGTTGTGGATGGCTCGACATATTTTGCGCAACAGCGGCATGAGCTTGCCGTGGGTTGAAGAACGCCGGCGGATTGAAAAGCTCTGCGCTGAGGCTGCTGCAGAACTGGCGCGGTCGTGGTCCATGTACGGTGCCTGCGAAAGTGCAGGACACCCCGGCGCTGCGGCAGAAGCACGCTGGCAGAAAGCAATGGCGGATTATCGCGAGCGGGTTTCCGCGCTCAACAAGCGCATTCGCACTTACAACCTATCGGTCCCTCACGTGCGCTTTCAACGCCGCCTCATCGAGGCGGAGCGCGAGATAGCGCGGGTGCGTCGACAAAAGGCGTGA